In Nocardia asteroides, a single genomic region encodes these proteins:
- a CDS encoding 4a-hydroxytetrahydrobiopterin dehydratase → MGTPLLTDSEITEALSELDGWSRDGAAITRAIEAESFLAGIDLVRRVAEAAERADHHPDIDIRWRTVTYTLSTHSAGGLTAQDVALAREIDRLARSGG, encoded by the coding sequence ATGGGTACGCCACTGCTGACCGATTCCGAGATCACCGAGGCACTGTCCGAGCTGGACGGCTGGTCCCGCGACGGTGCCGCGATCACCCGCGCGATCGAGGCCGAGTCCTTCCTGGCAGGCATCGATCTGGTGCGCCGGGTGGCCGAGGCCGCCGAGCGGGCCGATCACCACCCCGACATCGATATCCGGTGGCGCACCGTCACCTACACCCTCAGCACGCACTCCGCGGGCGGGCTCACGGCACAGGACGTGGCGCTGGCTCGGGAGATAGATCGGCTGGCTCGCTCCGGCGGCTGA
- a CDS encoding TetR/AcrR family transcriptional regulator, whose protein sequence is MSTPRGGRPRSDRAHRAILEATRDLLADTGYEALTIEAIAAAAGVGRQTVYRWWSAKSAVVAEAVLAGLVDAERAAPPDTGDIAADLRTWWRETLAIMAEPRTAGLVRGLVVAAAENTGDATLLYARFTGPLRDAITARLHAEAARGRLREGAALDTIGEALIGTLLYRLLTGTAERADTVLVDLLLHGVLRE, encoded by the coding sequence ATGTCGACCCCCCGCGGTGGCCGCCCGCGCAGCGACCGGGCGCACCGGGCGATCCTGGAGGCGACCCGCGACCTGCTCGCCGACACCGGGTACGAGGCGCTGACCATCGAGGCCATCGCGGCGGCCGCCGGGGTCGGCAGGCAGACGGTGTACCGCTGGTGGTCGGCGAAGTCCGCGGTGGTGGCCGAGGCGGTGCTGGCCGGGCTGGTCGACGCCGAGCGCGCCGCGCCGCCCGACACCGGCGATATCGCCGCGGACCTGCGCACCTGGTGGCGGGAGACGCTCGCGATCATGGCCGAGCCGCGGACCGCGGGGCTGGTGCGGGGGCTGGTCGTCGCCGCCGCCGAGAACACCGGCGACGCCACCCTCCTCTACGCCCGCTTCACCGGTCCGCTGCGCGACGCCATCACCGCGCGGCTGCACGCGGAGGCGGCGCGGGGGCGGCTGCGCGAGGGTGCGGCGCTGGACACCATCGGCGAGGCGCTCATCGGCACGCTGCTCTACCGGCTGCTCACCGGGACGGCGGAGCGCGCCGACACGGTGCTCGTCGACCTGCTGCTGCACGGGGTGCTGCGGGAATGA
- a CDS encoding ABC transporter ATP-binding protein yields the protein MTDTDLHKSAGTDAVSGVEIVLDSVTKRYPGSEKPAVDNVSMTLPPGEIVVLVGPSGCGKTTTMRMINRLIEPTSGKITIGGEDALRINGDQLRRKIGYAIQQSGLFPHLTVAKNIATVPGLLGWDKKRIAARVEEMLDLVGLDAATFRDRYPRQLSGGQQQRVGVARALAADPPVLLMDEPFGAVDPITRGFLQDELLRLQAELHKTIVFVTHDFAEAVKLGDRIAVLGNQSRILQYDTPEAILAAPADDTVAGFVGAGAGLRQLTLTRVSDIELHPTPAALETDDIAGLRAELARSGDSLALVLDERRRPLRWVTADQLDRAASLASVGTPVADWVARRSTLQDALEALLAEPTATAIVTGDRNEYLGTIAVDTLVSHLATVRHAAESPEHEAAKPPAGNASAADDTAKPAAGTAPEPTSAADAEAAAGDTGKPGSGTSEPS from the coding sequence GTGACCGACACCGACCTGCACAAGTCCGCGGGCACCGACGCGGTCTCCGGCGTCGAGATCGTGCTCGACTCGGTGACCAAGCGGTACCCCGGCAGCGAGAAGCCCGCGGTCGACAATGTCTCGATGACGCTGCCGCCCGGGGAGATCGTGGTCCTCGTCGGCCCGTCCGGCTGCGGCAAGACCACGACCATGCGGATGATCAACCGGCTGATCGAGCCCACCTCGGGGAAGATCACCATCGGCGGCGAGGACGCGCTGCGGATCAACGGCGACCAGCTGCGCCGCAAGATCGGCTACGCCATCCAGCAGTCCGGGCTCTTCCCGCACCTCACCGTCGCCAAGAACATCGCGACCGTGCCGGGGCTGCTCGGCTGGGACAAGAAGCGGATCGCGGCCCGGGTCGAGGAGATGTTGGACCTGGTCGGGCTGGACGCCGCGACCTTCCGCGACCGCTACCCGCGCCAGCTCTCCGGCGGCCAGCAGCAGCGCGTCGGGGTGGCCCGCGCGCTCGCCGCCGACCCGCCGGTGCTGCTGATGGACGAGCCGTTCGGCGCGGTCGACCCGATCACCCGCGGCTTCCTGCAGGACGAGCTGCTCCGGCTGCAGGCCGAGCTGCACAAGACCATCGTCTTCGTCACCCACGACTTCGCCGAGGCGGTCAAGCTGGGCGATCGGATCGCGGTGCTCGGCAATCAGTCCCGCATCCTGCAGTACGACACCCCCGAGGCGATCCTGGCCGCGCCCGCCGACGACACCGTCGCCGGTTTCGTCGGAGCCGGCGCCGGGCTGCGGCAGCTCACGCTCACCCGGGTGAGCGATATCGAGCTGCACCCCACCCCGGCGGCGCTGGAGACCGACGACATCGCCGGGCTGCGCGCCGAGCTCGCCCGCAGCGGGGACTCCCTCGCGCTCGTGCTCGACGAGCGGCGCAGGCCGCTGCGCTGGGTCACCGCCGACCAGCTGGACCGCGCCGCCTCGCTCGCCTCGGTCGGCACCCCGGTGGCCGACTGGGTCGCGCGCCGCTCGACGCTGCAGGACGCGCTGGAGGCGCTGCTCGCCGAGCCGACCGCGACCGCCATCGTCACCGGCGACCGGAACGAGTACCTCGGCACCATCGCGGTCGACACGCTGGTCTCGCACCTCGCCACGGTGCGGCACGCGGCCGAATCGCCGGAGCACGAGGCGGCCAAGCCCCCGGCGGGCAACGCGTCCGCGGCCGACGACACCGCGAAGCCCGCGGCGGGCACAGCGCCCGAGCCGACCTCGGCGGCGGACGCGGAGGCGGCGGCCGGTGACACCGGCAAGCCGGGCAGCGGAACCTCGGAGCCTTCGTGA
- a CDS encoding ABC transporter permease, producing MSTATSTGAERRAERLRLLAQPLLVAILVAGVLIWAFNRDLTATQEASVNVSNVATVTWQHILITVTVVLIVVALAVPIGTLVTRPGWRRLAPVFVGIANIGAAAPAIGLIVLFYLVTSTTGFWIGVAPIAFYSLLPVLRNTILGYQQVDPAVVDAGRGQGMSQWAVLRRIEFPLAIPYILAGLRTSLVLAVGTATLSFLVSAGGLGILIDTGYKLRDNVTLVLGAVLAVALALLVDWLGALAEQYLGPKGLR from the coding sequence GTGAGCACCGCGACCTCGACCGGCGCCGAGCGCAGGGCCGAGCGGCTGCGGCTGCTCGCCCAGCCGCTGCTCGTCGCGATCCTCGTCGCCGGAGTGCTGATCTGGGCCTTCAACCGGGATCTCACCGCGACCCAGGAGGCGAGCGTCAACGTCTCCAATGTCGCCACCGTGACCTGGCAGCACATCCTGATCACCGTCACCGTCGTGCTGATCGTGGTGGCGCTGGCGGTGCCGATCGGCACCCTGGTCACCCGGCCCGGCTGGCGCAGGCTGGCACCGGTCTTCGTCGGCATCGCCAATATCGGCGCGGCGGCTCCGGCGATCGGCCTGATCGTGCTCTTCTACCTGGTCACCAGCACCACCGGGTTCTGGATCGGGGTGGCGCCGATCGCCTTCTACTCGCTGCTGCCGGTGCTGCGGAACACCATCCTCGGCTACCAGCAGGTCGATCCGGCGGTCGTGGACGCGGGGCGCGGGCAGGGCATGTCGCAGTGGGCCGTGCTGCGGCGCATCGAGTTCCCGCTCGCGATTCCCTACATCCTGGCCGGGCTGCGCACCTCGCTGGTGCTCGCGGTCGGCACCGCGACGCTCTCCTTCCTGGTCAGCGCGGGCGGGCTCGGCATCCTCATCGACACCGGCTACAAGCTGCGGGACAACGTCACCCTGGTACTCGGCGCGGTGCTCGCGGTCGCGCTGGCGCTGCTGGTGGACTGGCTCGGCGCGCTGGCCGAGCAGTACCTGGGGCCCAAGGGGCTCCGGTGA
- a CDS encoding MarR family winged helix-turn-helix transcriptional regulator yields MSDSGSGEYDAVERLSFELTLLSRHYTGATPRRAGHQLERSAFLILTRLELEHALSLRELAEAFRLDISTLNRQVAAMSKQQLVVRVPDPDGGVARKVRASAKGLELLAADRALAHEGLRTVVSDWPEADLAQLGALISRFNRDIEQREENPWPRPAADSVAEPGQRP; encoded by the coding sequence ATGTCCGATTCCGGTTCCGGCGAGTACGACGCGGTCGAACGGCTCTCGTTCGAGCTGACCCTGCTCTCCCGGCACTACACCGGCGCCACCCCGCGACGCGCGGGGCACCAGCTCGAGCGCTCGGCCTTCCTCATCCTGACCCGGCTGGAGCTGGAGCACGCGCTCAGCCTGCGCGAGCTCGCCGAGGCGTTCCGGCTCGACATCTCGACGCTGAACCGCCAGGTCGCCGCGATGTCCAAGCAGCAGCTCGTGGTGCGGGTTCCGGACCCGGACGGCGGGGTGGCGCGCAAGGTGCGGGCCAGCGCCAAGGGGCTGGAGCTGCTCGCCGCCGACCGCGCGCTCGCGCACGAGGGGCTGCGGACGGTGGTCTCCGACTGGCCGGAGGCCGACCTGGCCCAGCTCGGCGCGCTGATCTCCCGGTTCAACCGGGATATCGAGCAGCGCGAAGAGAATCCGTGGCCGCGCCCCGCCGCCGATTCCGTCGCCGAACCAGGTCAGCGGCCGTAA
- the typA gene encoding translational GTPase TypA, protein MSSARDFRNVAIVAHVDHGKTTLVDAMLRQSGAFAERAELVDRVMDSGDLEREKGITILAKNTAVHRHHPDGSVTVINVIDTPGHADFGGEVERGLSMVDGVVLLVDASEGPLPQTRFVLRKALAASLPVILVVNKTDRPDARIEEVVEESHDLLLDLASDLDDAAAEAAELALDLPVLYASGREGKASKERPENGNAPSAENLDALFDVLLEYIPAPKGDPTGPLQAHVTNLDASAFLGRLALVRIYSGELVKGSTVAWMHADGVKQVRITELLQTIGVERTPGERAVAGDIVAIAGIPEIMIGDTLADPENPVALPRITVDEPAISVTIGTNTSPLVGRVQGHKLTARMVKSRLDQELVGNVSLRVLDIGRPDAWEVQGRGELALAILVEQMRREGFELTVGKPQVVTRIVDGKVHEPFEELTVDAPEQYLGAITQLLAARKGKMVQMTNHSAGWVRMEFIVPSRGLIGFRTDFLTETRGTGIANAVAHGYAPWAGEIRARHTGSLVSDRAGSVTPFAMIQLGDRGQFFVEPGADTYEGMVVGINPRAEDLDINVTREKKLTNMRSSTADVFETLAKPLQLDLEAAMEFCAGDECVEVTPEVVRVRKVILGATERGRELSRRKARDRAAAQ, encoded by the coding sequence GTGTCGTCTGCACGCGATTTTCGCAACGTCGCCATCGTGGCCCACGTCGACCACGGCAAGACGACCCTGGTCGACGCTATGCTCCGGCAGTCGGGGGCGTTCGCCGAACGCGCCGAACTCGTCGATCGAGTGATGGACTCCGGTGATCTCGAGCGCGAGAAGGGCATCACCATTCTCGCCAAGAACACCGCGGTGCATCGGCACCACCCGGACGGCTCCGTCACCGTCATCAATGTCATCGACACCCCCGGCCACGCCGACTTCGGTGGTGAGGTCGAGCGCGGCCTCTCCATGGTCGACGGTGTCGTGCTGCTGGTGGACGCCTCCGAGGGGCCGCTGCCGCAGACCAGGTTCGTGCTGCGCAAGGCGCTCGCCGCCTCGCTGCCGGTGATCCTGGTGGTCAACAAGACCGACCGCCCGGACGCCAGGATCGAGGAGGTCGTCGAGGAGAGCCACGACCTGCTCCTCGACCTCGCCTCCGACCTGGACGACGCCGCCGCCGAGGCCGCCGAGCTGGCGCTCGACCTGCCGGTGCTCTACGCCTCCGGCCGCGAGGGCAAGGCCAGCAAGGAGCGCCCGGAGAACGGCAACGCCCCCTCCGCGGAGAACCTGGACGCGCTCTTCGACGTCCTGCTCGAGTACATCCCGGCGCCCAAGGGCGACCCCACCGGCCCGCTGCAGGCGCACGTCACCAACCTCGACGCCTCCGCCTTCCTCGGCAGGCTCGCGCTGGTCCGCATCTACAGCGGCGAGCTGGTCAAGGGCTCCACCGTGGCCTGGATGCACGCCGACGGCGTCAAGCAGGTCCGGATCACCGAGCTGCTGCAGACCATCGGCGTCGAGCGCACGCCGGGCGAGCGCGCGGTCGCGGGCGATATCGTCGCCATCGCGGGCATCCCGGAGATCATGATCGGCGACACCCTGGCCGACCCGGAGAACCCGGTGGCGCTGCCCCGGATCACCGTGGACGAGCCCGCCATCTCGGTGACCATCGGCACCAACACCTCGCCGCTGGTCGGCCGGGTGCAGGGGCACAAGCTCACCGCCCGCATGGTGAAGTCGCGGCTGGACCAGGAGCTGGTCGGCAACGTCTCGCTGCGGGTGCTCGACATCGGCCGCCCGGACGCCTGGGAGGTGCAGGGCCGCGGCGAGCTGGCGCTGGCCATCCTGGTCGAGCAGATGCGCCGGGAGGGCTTCGAGCTCACCGTCGGCAAGCCGCAGGTGGTCACCAGGATCGTCGACGGCAAGGTGCACGAGCCCTTCGAGGAGCTCACCGTGGACGCGCCGGAGCAGTACCTGGGCGCGATCACGCAGCTGCTCGCCGCCCGCAAGGGCAAGATGGTGCAGATGACCAACCACTCCGCGGGCTGGGTGCGGATGGAGTTCATCGTCCCCTCGCGCGGCCTGATCGGCTTCCGCACCGACTTCCTCACCGAGACCCGCGGCACCGGCATCGCCAATGCCGTCGCGCACGGCTACGCGCCGTGGGCGGGGGAGATCCGGGCGCGGCACACCGGCTCGCTGGTCTCCGACCGCGCGGGCAGCGTCACCCCGTTCGCCATGATCCAGCTCGGCGACCGCGGGCAGTTCTTCGTCGAGCCGGGTGCCGACACGTACGAGGGCATGGTGGTCGGGATCAACCCGCGCGCCGAGGACCTCGACATCAACGTCACCCGCGAGAAGAAGCTGACCAATATGCGCAGCTCCACCGCGGATGTGTTCGAGACCCTGGCCAAGCCGCTGCAGCTGGACCTGGAGGCCGCGATGGAGTTCTGCGCGGGCGACGAGTGCGTCGAGGTCACCCCCGAGGTGGTCCGGGTGCGCAAGGTCATTCTCGGCGCCACCGAGCGGGGTCGCGAGCTGTCCCGGCGCAAGGCTCGGGATCGGGCCGCGGCGCAGTAG
- a CDS encoding glycine betaine ABC transporter substrate-binding protein, giving the protein MTTGCCTRRGLGALLAAAVLALTGCGLESGGAVPLSVGPGSIRPVPALEGVAVTVGSKDFTEQLILGYIIEFALTAAGMEVRDLTNIQGSNSLRDSQLNDQIDIAFDYTGTGWINYLGNEKPIPDSQGQFEAVRDADLAANGMRWAAMAPVNNTYALITSAAYAQQTGVRSLSDYAKLLNSNPGAAVTCVGTEFNVRQDGYPGMARAYGIDNGSAPKQIVQDAVVYSAVADGGSCRFGSVAATDGRIPALDLLLLADDRAFFPKYNAALVMTDAYATEHPEVITVLEPITKLLTNESVTELNRLIDVEGREPAEVARDWMVEQGFVTKG; this is encoded by the coding sequence GTGACGACGGGCTGCTGTACGCGGCGGGGGCTGGGCGCGCTCCTGGCGGCGGCGGTCCTGGCGCTGACCGGGTGCGGGCTGGAGTCCGGCGGCGCGGTGCCGCTGAGCGTCGGGCCGGGCAGTATCCGGCCGGTGCCCGCGCTGGAGGGGGTCGCGGTGACCGTCGGCTCCAAGGACTTCACCGAGCAGCTGATCCTCGGCTACATCATCGAGTTCGCGCTCACCGCGGCCGGGATGGAGGTCCGCGACCTGACCAATATCCAGGGCTCGAACAGCCTGCGCGATTCCCAGCTCAACGACCAGATCGACATCGCCTTCGACTACACCGGCACCGGCTGGATCAACTACCTCGGCAACGAGAAGCCGATCCCGGATTCGCAGGGCCAGTTCGAGGCGGTGCGCGACGCCGATCTCGCCGCCAACGGCATGCGCTGGGCCGCGATGGCCCCGGTGAACAACACCTACGCGCTGATCACCAGCGCGGCGTACGCGCAGCAGACCGGGGTGCGCAGCCTCTCCGACTACGCGAAGCTGCTCAACTCCAACCCCGGCGCCGCCGTGACCTGCGTCGGCACCGAGTTCAACGTCCGGCAGGACGGCTACCCCGGCATGGCCCGCGCCTACGGCATCGACAACGGCAGCGCGCCCAAGCAGATCGTGCAGGACGCGGTGGTCTACAGCGCGGTGGCCGACGGCGGCTCCTGCCGGTTCGGCTCGGTGGCCGCCACCGACGGCCGTATCCCGGCGCTGGACCTGCTACTGCTCGCCGACGACCGCGCCTTCTTCCCCAAGTACAACGCCGCCCTGGTGATGACCGACGCCTACGCCACCGAGCACCCCGAGGTGATCACCGTGCTGGAGCCGATCACGAAGCTGCTCACCAACGAGTCGGTGACCGAGCTGAACCGGCTGATCGACGTGGAGGGCAGGGAGCCCGCCGAGGTGGCGCGGGACTGGATGGTCGAGCAGGGCTTCGTCACGAAGGGGTAG
- a CDS encoding MFS transporter, whose product MVGVVVSLMQTLVIPIVPLLPGLLGTSPTNASWVITATLLAGAVMMPISGRLGDMFGKRRILLVSLLLLVIGSLVCALSSSLGPEIVGRALQGAATGAIPLGISILRDELPPQRVGSAIAVMSATLGVGGAVGLPLAAVIAQNADWHVLFWTSAGLGALCAVLVFLLVPESAVRTPAPFDFLGAIGLAVTLVALLVAITKGTDWGWSSGSTLGLLALALVAGLVFGWYELRRKAPLVDLRVSARPRVLLTNLASIAIGFALYGMSLTFPQLLMAPEATGYGFGLSMVAAGLALAPGGLMMLLLSPVSARISAARSPKLTLGLGATVVGLGYLSAAVWMGAVWQIVLAASIVAAGIGLAYAAMPALIMGAVPISETGAANGLNALMRAIGTSTSAAVMSVVLAHMTMELGGHQLPSRDGFLLTFYISVAAAALAVLITACIPMKRTADAATPS is encoded by the coding sequence ATGGTCGGCGTCGTGGTCTCGCTCATGCAGACCCTGGTCATCCCGATCGTCCCGCTGCTGCCCGGGCTGCTCGGCACCTCGCCGACGAACGCCTCCTGGGTCATCACCGCGACGCTGCTGGCCGGTGCGGTGATGATGCCGATCAGCGGCAGGCTCGGCGACATGTTCGGCAAGCGGCGGATCCTGCTGGTGTCGCTGTTGCTGCTGGTCATCGGCTCGCTGGTCTGCGCGCTCTCCTCCTCGCTCGGGCCGGAGATCGTCGGCCGGGCGCTGCAGGGCGCGGCCACCGGCGCGATTCCGCTCGGTATCAGCATCCTGCGCGACGAGCTGCCGCCGCAGCGGGTGGGCTCGGCCATCGCGGTGATGAGCGCGACGCTCGGCGTCGGCGGCGCCGTCGGGCTCCCGCTCGCCGCGGTGATCGCGCAGAACGCGGACTGGCACGTGCTCTTCTGGACCTCGGCCGGGCTCGGCGCGCTCTGCGCGGTGCTGGTCTTCCTGCTGGTGCCGGAGTCGGCGGTGCGTACGCCCGCCCCCTTCGACTTCCTCGGCGCCATCGGGCTCGCCGTGACGCTGGTCGCTTTGCTCGTCGCCATCACCAAGGGCACCGACTGGGGCTGGAGCAGCGGCAGTACCCTCGGGCTGCTCGCGCTCGCGCTGGTCGCCGGGCTCGTCTTCGGCTGGTACGAGCTGCGCCGGAAGGCGCCGCTGGTCGACCTGCGGGTCTCCGCGCGCCCCCGGGTGCTGCTCACCAACCTGGCATCGATCGCGATCGGCTTCGCGCTCTACGGCATGTCGCTGACCTTCCCGCAGCTGCTCATGGCGCCCGAGGCCACCGGCTACGGTTTCGGCCTCTCCATGGTCGCGGCCGGGCTGGCGCTCGCCCCGGGCGGGCTGATGATGCTGCTGCTCTCGCCGGTCTCGGCGCGGATCTCGGCGGCGCGCAGCCCGAAGCTGACGCTCGGGCTCGGCGCGACGGTGGTCGGGCTCGGCTACCTGAGCGCGGCGGTGTGGATGGGCGCGGTCTGGCAGATCGTGCTGGCCGCGAGCATCGTGGCGGCGGGCATCGGGCTGGCCTACGCGGCCATGCCCGCGCTGATCATGGGCGCGGTGCCGATCAGCGAGACCGGCGCGGCCAACGGCCTGAACGCGCTGATGCGCGCCATCGGCACCTCGACCTCGGCGGCGGTGATGAGCGTCGTGCTCGCGCACATGACGATGGAGCTCGGCGGGCACCAGCTGCCCTCGCGGGACGGCTTCCTGCTGACCTTCTACATCTCGGTCGCCGCGGCCGCACTGGCGGTGCTGATCACCGCCTGCATCCCGATGAAGCGCACGGCGGACGCCGCTACCCCTTCGTGA
- a CDS encoding DUF1906 domain-containing protein produces MCSSSAALSRRAVFGLAAAGAAVAAVGMRAPGASAAPLGTLIDYSGGVPSAEAIAEAGHAGVIRYVSDRRPGAEWMAGKPLLSGEVAELRDAGLEIVSCYQFGKGPTADWRGGLAAGREHAERGLELHLEAGGAEDRPIYAAIDDNPTAVEFATLIAPYLLGWNGVVGKSNTGIYANAPTIELARVAGLATWFWQHDWGTPKGFVHPAAHLHQFEIDKRAIDGVGIDRNHILRPQYGQW; encoded by the coding sequence ATGTGCTCGTCTTCCGCTGCCCTCTCCCGCCGCGCCGTGTTCGGTCTCGCGGCCGCCGGAGCCGCCGTCGCTGCGGTCGGAATGCGCGCCCCCGGCGCCTCCGCCGCCCCGCTCGGCACCCTGATCGACTACTCCGGCGGCGTTCCCTCGGCCGAGGCCATCGCGGAGGCCGGGCACGCAGGCGTCATCCGGTACGTCTCCGACCGCAGGCCGGGCGCCGAATGGATGGCGGGCAAGCCGTTGCTCTCCGGCGAGGTGGCCGAGCTGCGGGACGCCGGACTGGAGATCGTCTCCTGCTACCAGTTCGGCAAGGGCCCGACGGCGGACTGGCGCGGCGGCCTCGCGGCCGGGCGCGAACACGCCGAGCGCGGGCTGGAGCTGCACCTCGAGGCGGGCGGGGCGGAGGACCGGCCGATCTACGCCGCCATCGACGACAACCCCACCGCGGTCGAGTTCGCCACCCTGATCGCGCCCTACCTGCTCGGCTGGAACGGGGTGGTGGGTAAGAGCAACACCGGCATCTACGCCAACGCGCCGACCATCGAGCTGGCCAGGGTGGCCGGGCTGGCGACCTGGTTCTGGCAGCACGACTGGGGAACGCCCAAGGGCTTCGTGCACCCCGCAGCGCACCTGCACCAGTTCGAGATCGACAAGCGCGCGATCGACGGCGTCGGCATCGACCGGAACCACATCCTGCGCCCGCAATACGGGCAGTGGTGA
- a CDS encoding ABC transporter permease, with protein sequence MDTLWTFVVNRRAQLLTDSYLHVSAVVQSVFLATLIAVLIGILVYRSPFGSSVATALASAVLTIPSFALLGLLIPIFGLGVAPTVIALVLYALLPILRNTIVGLAAVDPAVTDAARGVGMNSMRVLTRIELPLAWPAILAGMRVSTQMIMGILAIAAYAKGPGLGNLIFSGLARLGSPTAVPMALTGTVLIVILALLLDGILVLVGRLTISRGTT encoded by the coding sequence CTGGACACCTTGTGGACCTTCGTGGTGAACCGGCGCGCGCAGCTGCTCACCGATTCCTATCTGCATGTCTCGGCGGTGGTGCAGTCGGTATTCCTGGCCACCCTGATCGCGGTGCTGATCGGGATCCTGGTGTATCGCAGCCCGTTCGGCTCCTCGGTGGCGACCGCGCTGGCCAGCGCGGTCCTCACCATTCCGTCCTTCGCGCTGCTCGGGCTGCTGATCCCGATCTTCGGCCTCGGCGTCGCGCCCACCGTGATCGCGCTGGTGCTCTACGCGCTGCTGCCGATCCTGCGCAACACGATCGTCGGGCTGGCGGCGGTGGATCCCGCTGTCACCGACGCGGCCCGCGGCGTCGGGATGAACTCGATGCGGGTCCTCACCCGGATCGAGCTGCCATTGGCCTGGCCCGCCATTCTCGCAGGCATGCGGGTCAGCACCCAGATGATCATGGGAATCCTCGCCATCGCGGCGTACGCCAAGGGCCCCGGACTCGGCAACCTGATCTTCTCCGGGCTGGCCCGGCTCGGCAGCCCGACCGCCGTGCCGATGGCGCTGACCGGCACCGTGCTGATCGTGATCCTGGCCCTGCTGCTCGACGGGATCCTCGTCCTCGTCGGACGACTCACCATCTCGAGGGGAACGACGTGA
- a CDS encoding mannosyltransferase, protein MNRHPRWAVAVLGLSLLARLTWLLVVPNGMNVVDLHVYVDGSAGLLNDTLYDFTYSEKTPDFPLPFTYPPFAAMVFLPLHYLPFTLVAVGWLLAIVAGLYAVIRISFELLLGKEAAAEPGWRTAAIWWTAIGMWTEPVRTTIDYGQVNVFLVLGAMLAVRSGRWWVSGGLVGLIAGIKLTPAITGLYFVARKRWLAAVFSAVVFGATVGLSFLVAPADARRYFTTLLGDADRIGPVGSVWNQSLRGTLSRLLGHDVQSGPVWIVAVLVAAVLAFLAWRALAPDDLLGTLIVVQIFGLLVSPISWSHHWVWLVPTVLWLLYGPLKQAAGARLLAGYWLVTTLIGVPWILSFAQDSIWTIPRPAVLSWLGAVDVIGAVATYLWVIRSGRLSRRSEPADLSPEPAPRPVP, encoded by the coding sequence GTGAATCGACACCCGCGCTGGGCGGTCGCGGTACTGGGCCTCTCCCTGCTCGCTCGGCTGACCTGGCTGCTCGTCGTCCCGAACGGGATGAACGTCGTCGACCTGCACGTCTACGTGGACGGCTCGGCCGGGCTGCTGAACGACACCCTCTACGACTTCACCTACTCGGAGAAGACCCCCGACTTCCCGCTGCCCTTCACCTACCCGCCGTTCGCGGCGATGGTCTTCCTCCCGCTGCACTACCTGCCGTTCACCCTGGTCGCGGTGGGCTGGCTGCTGGCCATCGTGGCCGGGCTCTACGCCGTGATCCGGATCAGCTTCGAGCTGCTGCTCGGCAAGGAGGCCGCAGCCGAACCCGGGTGGCGCACCGCGGCGATCTGGTGGACGGCGATCGGGATGTGGACCGAGCCGGTGCGCACCACCATCGACTACGGCCAGGTGAACGTCTTCCTGGTGCTCGGCGCGATGCTCGCGGTGCGCAGCGGCCGGTGGTGGGTCTCCGGCGGGCTGGTCGGGCTGATCGCGGGGATCAAGCTCACCCCGGCCATCACCGGGCTGTACTTCGTGGCGCGCAAGCGCTGGCTCGCCGCGGTCTTCTCGGCGGTGGTCTTCGGCGCGACCGTCGGGCTCAGTTTCCTGGTGGCCCCGGCCGACGCGCGGCGCTACTTCACCACGCTGCTCGGCGACGCGGACCGGATCGGCCCGGTGGGGTCGGTGTGGAATCAGTCACTGCGCGGCACGCTCAGCCGGCTGCTCGGGCACGACGTGCAGAGCGGCCCGGTGTGGATCGTGGCGGTGCTGGTCGCGGCGGTGCTCGCGTTCCTGGCCTGGCGCGCGCTGGCCCCGGACGACCTGCTCGGCACCCTGATCGTGGTGCAGATCTTCGGGTTGCTGGTCTCGCCGATCTCGTGGTCGCACCACTGGGTGTGGCTGGTCCCGACGGTGCTCTGGCTGCTGTACGGCCCGCTGAAGCAGGCGGCAGGCGCGCGGCTCCTGGCCGGTTACTGGCTGGTGACCACCCTGATCGGGGTGCCCTGGATCCTGTCCTTCGCCCAGGACTCCATCTGGACCATCCCGCGCCCGGCCGTGCTCTCCTGGCTCGGCGCCGTCGATGTGATCGGCGCGGTGGCCACCTACCTGTGGGTGATCCGCTCGGGGCGGCTCAGCCGCCGGAGCGAGCCAGCCGATCTATCTCCCGAGCCAGCGCCACGTCCTGTGCCGTGA